In Bombus fervidus isolate BK054 chromosome 11, iyBomFerv1, whole genome shotgun sequence, a single genomic region encodes these proteins:
- the LOC139992341 gene encoding WD repeat-containing protein 20 isoform X1 — MAVQLDGGGKEDLKTQFVTREGTYKLMTLSEYSRPNRVGYTNGQGSASVRVSFVTLPDPADPTGTQGLGDRMCFNFGKELYVYVYRGVKKAVDLNKPVDKKLYKGTNPTCHNFNQTTATADSAPLLVGFSTGQIQLIDPIQKELSKLYNEDRLIDKSKVTCIKWVPGSNNLFLVSHSSGQLYLYNEELLCGTTAPNYQSFKSGDGYAIYTCKTKSTRNPLYRWVIGAEGCCINEFAFSPCGSNLAVVSQDGFLRVFQYNTMELVGSARSYFGGFLCVCWSPDGRYVVVGGEDDLVTIWSFHEKRVVARGQGHHSWVSVVAFDPYTTSYEDHDPDFSGSDDETLPHNNHNHYHEKANRLSTTSQGIHSNRNSCGSELRVSGGTCYRLGSVSQDTQLCLWDITEDVLRQPMCAKQRPSTAGSSTLPTSTVNSGNGSTTNHHLNNSKHNNLNNVNYKENASGNNESSNNSMSTNTAVSTVNSLTQRLAGLGFGDRKGDNHKRNFSLTMRGSGASNSTIIQNSSGDKATTNLNTNSNLNSVSGSLVGANKKVSSVMDDPMRLIGTAWCPRFDECPVLEPLVCKKLAHERLTELVFREDCFVTACQDGYVYTWARPGHMINVLYHALADARESWMSLPRVYRMVRIIICFQLVYCLIEQSSILCFLYARVVVCTLLRHF; from the exons ATGGCTGTGCAGTTGGATGGAGGAGGGAAGGAGGACTTGAAAACACAGTTTGTCACGCGGGAAGGAACTTACAAACTAATGACTTTGTCGGAGTATTCAAGGCCAAATAGGGTCGGTTACACGAATGGTCAAGGAAGTGCATCCGTTAGGGTGTCTTTCGTAACTTTACCGGATCCAGCGGATCCTACGGGTACACAAGGACTTGGTGACCGAATGTGTTTCAATTTTGGCAAGGAGCTTTATGTTTATGTCTATCGAGGAGTTAAAAAG gcTGTGGACTTAAATAAACCAGTGGACAAGAAGTTATATAAGGGAACTAATCCAACATGccataattttaatcaaacaACAGCAACTGCAGATAGTGCTCCGCTATTAGTTGGTTTTTCTACAGGTCAAATTCAACTGATAGATCCAATACAGAAAGAACTCAGCAAATTATATAATGAAGAT AGATTGATTGACAAAAGCAAAGTAACATGTATTAAATGGGTTCCTGGATCAAACAATCTCTTCTTGGTATCGCACAGTTCTGGGcaactatatttatataatgaagAACTTTTATGTGGAACCACAGCCCCTAACTATCAGTCTTTTAAATCAGGGGATGGTTATGCCATATATACTTGTAAAACAAAATCCACAAGAAACCCATTATATAGATGGGTAATAGGTGCAGAAGGATGTTGTATAAATGAATTTGCCTTTAGCCCATGTGGCTCAAACTTAGCAGTTGTTTCCCAAGATGGATTCTTGCGAGTATTTCAGTATAATACAATGGAATTAGTGGGTTCAGCTAGAAGTTATTTTGGTGGATTTTTATGTGTATGTTGGTCTCCAGATGGAAGATATGTTGTTGTGGGCGGTGAAGATGATCTTGTGACAATTTGGAGCTTTCATGAAAAAAGAGTGGTGGCTCGGGGTCAAGGTCATCATAGCTGGGTAAGCGTAGTAGCTTTTGATCCTTATACTACATCTTATGAAGATCATGACCCAGACTTCAGTGGTTCAGATGATGAAACATTACCACATAATAATCATAATCATTATCATGAGAAGGCCAACCGCTTGTCTACAACATCGCAAGGAATTCATTCAAACAGAAACTCTTGTGGTTCAGAATTAAGAGTGTCAGGTGGTACATGCTACAGGTTAGGTAGTGTGTCGCAAGATACACAGTTGTGTTTGTGGGATATTACAGAAGATGTGTTGAGACAACCAATGTGTGCAAAACAAAGGCCATCTACAGCAGGTTCTAGTACTCTTCCTACATCAACAGTCAACAGTGGGAATGGTTCAACAACGAATCATCATTTGAACAATTCTAAacataataatttgaataatgttAATTACAAAGAAAACGCGAGTGGTAATAATGAAAGTAGTAATAATAGCATGAGTACAAATACAGCAGTGTCAACTGTAAATTCCTTGACACAAAGGTTAGCAGGCCTTGGTTTTGGTGATCGTAAGGGTGATAATCATAAAAGGAACTTTAGCCTCACTATGAGAGGTAGTGGTGCATCTAATAGCACAATAATACAGAACAGTAGTGGTGATAAAGCTACTACTAACTTAAATACAAATAGTAATTTGAACAGTGTCAGTGGAAGTTTAGTAGGTGCAAATAAAAAGGTTAGTTCTGTGATGGACGATCCTATGAGGTTGATAGGGACTGCCTGGTGCCCTAGGTTTGATGAGTGCCCAGTGCTAGAGCCACTAGTGTGCAAGAAGTTGGCACACGAGAGATTGACTGAATTAGTGTTTAGGGAAGATTGCTTCGTAACAGCATGTCAAGATGGATATGTCTACACATGGGCAAGGCCTGGTCACATG ATTAATGTTCTGTACCATGCTTTGGCTGATGCAAGAGAATCATGGATGAGTCTTCCCAGAGTTTATCGCATGGtacgtataataatttgtttccAACTTGTTTATTGCTTGATCGAACAAAGTAGTATACTATGTTTTTTATATGCTCGTGTAGTAGTATGTACCTTGCTAAGGCATTTTTAA
- the LOC139992341 gene encoding WD repeat-containing protein 20 isoform X2, with translation MAVQLDGGGKEDLKTQFVTREGTYKLMTLSEYSRPNRVGYTNGQGSASVRVSFVTLPDPADPTGTQGLGDRMCFNFGKELYVYVYRGVKKAVDLNKPVDKKLYKGTNPTCHNFNQTTATADSAPLLVGFSTGQIQLIDPIQKELSKLYNEDRLIDKSKVTCIKWVPGSNNLFLVSHSSGQLYLYNEELLCGTTAPNYQSFKSGDGYAIYTCKTKSTRNPLYRWVIGAEGCCINEFAFSPCGSNLAVVSQDGFLRVFQYNTMELVGSARSYFGGFLCVCWSPDGRYVVVGGEDDLVTIWSFHEKRVVARGQGHHSWVSVVAFDPYTTSYEDHDPDFSGSDDETLPHNNHNHYHEKANRLSTTSQGIHSNRNSCGSELRVSGGTCYRLGSVSQDTQLCLWDITEDVLRQPMCAKQRPSTAGSSTLPTSTVNSGNGSTTNHHLNNSKHNNLNNVNYKENASGNNESSNNSMSTNTAVSTVNSLTQRLAGLGFGDRKGDNHKRNFSLTMRGSGASNSTIIQNSSGDKATTNLNTNSNLNSVSGSLVGANKKVSSVMDDPMRLIGTAWCPRFDECPVLEPLVCKKLAHERLTELVFREDCFVTACQDGYVYTWARPGHMINVLYHALADARESWMSLPRVYRMAGIGQVGNALHVISPTEGGGTIV, from the exons ATGGCTGTGCAGTTGGATGGAGGAGGGAAGGAGGACTTGAAAACACAGTTTGTCACGCGGGAAGGAACTTACAAACTAATGACTTTGTCGGAGTATTCAAGGCCAAATAGGGTCGGTTACACGAATGGTCAAGGAAGTGCATCCGTTAGGGTGTCTTTCGTAACTTTACCGGATCCAGCGGATCCTACGGGTACACAAGGACTTGGTGACCGAATGTGTTTCAATTTTGGCAAGGAGCTTTATGTTTATGTCTATCGAGGAGTTAAAAAG gcTGTGGACTTAAATAAACCAGTGGACAAGAAGTTATATAAGGGAACTAATCCAACATGccataattttaatcaaacaACAGCAACTGCAGATAGTGCTCCGCTATTAGTTGGTTTTTCTACAGGTCAAATTCAACTGATAGATCCAATACAGAAAGAACTCAGCAAATTATATAATGAAGAT AGATTGATTGACAAAAGCAAAGTAACATGTATTAAATGGGTTCCTGGATCAAACAATCTCTTCTTGGTATCGCACAGTTCTGGGcaactatatttatataatgaagAACTTTTATGTGGAACCACAGCCCCTAACTATCAGTCTTTTAAATCAGGGGATGGTTATGCCATATATACTTGTAAAACAAAATCCACAAGAAACCCATTATATAGATGGGTAATAGGTGCAGAAGGATGTTGTATAAATGAATTTGCCTTTAGCCCATGTGGCTCAAACTTAGCAGTTGTTTCCCAAGATGGATTCTTGCGAGTATTTCAGTATAATACAATGGAATTAGTGGGTTCAGCTAGAAGTTATTTTGGTGGATTTTTATGTGTATGTTGGTCTCCAGATGGAAGATATGTTGTTGTGGGCGGTGAAGATGATCTTGTGACAATTTGGAGCTTTCATGAAAAAAGAGTGGTGGCTCGGGGTCAAGGTCATCATAGCTGGGTAAGCGTAGTAGCTTTTGATCCTTATACTACATCTTATGAAGATCATGACCCAGACTTCAGTGGTTCAGATGATGAAACATTACCACATAATAATCATAATCATTATCATGAGAAGGCCAACCGCTTGTCTACAACATCGCAAGGAATTCATTCAAACAGAAACTCTTGTGGTTCAGAATTAAGAGTGTCAGGTGGTACATGCTACAGGTTAGGTAGTGTGTCGCAAGATACACAGTTGTGTTTGTGGGATATTACAGAAGATGTGTTGAGACAACCAATGTGTGCAAAACAAAGGCCATCTACAGCAGGTTCTAGTACTCTTCCTACATCAACAGTCAACAGTGGGAATGGTTCAACAACGAATCATCATTTGAACAATTCTAAacataataatttgaataatgttAATTACAAAGAAAACGCGAGTGGTAATAATGAAAGTAGTAATAATAGCATGAGTACAAATACAGCAGTGTCAACTGTAAATTCCTTGACACAAAGGTTAGCAGGCCTTGGTTTTGGTGATCGTAAGGGTGATAATCATAAAAGGAACTTTAGCCTCACTATGAGAGGTAGTGGTGCATCTAATAGCACAATAATACAGAACAGTAGTGGTGATAAAGCTACTACTAACTTAAATACAAATAGTAATTTGAACAGTGTCAGTGGAAGTTTAGTAGGTGCAAATAAAAAGGTTAGTTCTGTGATGGACGATCCTATGAGGTTGATAGGGACTGCCTGGTGCCCTAGGTTTGATGAGTGCCCAGTGCTAGAGCCACTAGTGTGCAAGAAGTTGGCACACGAGAGATTGACTGAATTAGTGTTTAGGGAAGATTGCTTCGTAACAGCATGTCAAGATGGATATGTCTACACATGGGCAAGGCCTGGTCACATG ATTAATGTTCTGTACCATGCTTTGGCTGATGCAAGAGAATCATGGATGAGTCTTCCCAGAGTTTATCGCATG GCAGGAATAGGACAGGTTGGAAATGCTCTCCACGTGATCAGTCCCACAGAAGGTGGAGGCACCATAGTATAG
- the LOC139992341 gene encoding WD repeat-containing protein 20 isoform X3, translating into MAVQLDGGGKEDLKTQFVTREGTYKLMTLSEYSRPNRVGYTNGQGSASVRVSFVTLPDPADPTGTQGLGDRMCFNFGKELYVYVYRGVKKAVDLNKPVDKKLYKGTNPTCHNFNQTTATADSAPLLVGFSTGQIQLIDPIQKELSKLYNEDRLIDKSKVTCIKWVPGSNNLFLVSHSSGQLYLYNEELLCGTTAPNYQSFKSGDGYAIYTCKTKSTRNPLYRWVIGAEGCCINEFAFSPCGSNLAVVSQDGFLRVFQYNTMELVGSARSYFGGFLCVCWSPDGRYVVVGGEDDLVTIWSFHEKRVVARGQGHHSWVSVVAFDPYTTSYEDHDPDFSGSDDETLPHNNHNHYHEKANRLSTTSQGIHSNRNSCGSELRVSGGTCYRLGSVSQDTQLCLWDITEDVLRQPMCAKQRPSTAGSSTLPTSTVNSGNGSTTNHHLNNSKHNNLNNVNYKENASGNNESSNNSMSTNTAVSTVNSLTQRLAGLGFGDRKGDNHKRNFSLTMRGSGASNSTIIQNSSGDKATTNLNTNSNLNSVSGSLVGANKKVSSVMDDPMRLIGTAWCPRFDECPVLEPLVCKKLAHERLTELVFREDCFVTACQDGYVYTWARPGHMAGIGQVGNALHVISPTEGGGTIV; encoded by the exons ATGGCTGTGCAGTTGGATGGAGGAGGGAAGGAGGACTTGAAAACACAGTTTGTCACGCGGGAAGGAACTTACAAACTAATGACTTTGTCGGAGTATTCAAGGCCAAATAGGGTCGGTTACACGAATGGTCAAGGAAGTGCATCCGTTAGGGTGTCTTTCGTAACTTTACCGGATCCAGCGGATCCTACGGGTACACAAGGACTTGGTGACCGAATGTGTTTCAATTTTGGCAAGGAGCTTTATGTTTATGTCTATCGAGGAGTTAAAAAG gcTGTGGACTTAAATAAACCAGTGGACAAGAAGTTATATAAGGGAACTAATCCAACATGccataattttaatcaaacaACAGCAACTGCAGATAGTGCTCCGCTATTAGTTGGTTTTTCTACAGGTCAAATTCAACTGATAGATCCAATACAGAAAGAACTCAGCAAATTATATAATGAAGAT AGATTGATTGACAAAAGCAAAGTAACATGTATTAAATGGGTTCCTGGATCAAACAATCTCTTCTTGGTATCGCACAGTTCTGGGcaactatatttatataatgaagAACTTTTATGTGGAACCACAGCCCCTAACTATCAGTCTTTTAAATCAGGGGATGGTTATGCCATATATACTTGTAAAACAAAATCCACAAGAAACCCATTATATAGATGGGTAATAGGTGCAGAAGGATGTTGTATAAATGAATTTGCCTTTAGCCCATGTGGCTCAAACTTAGCAGTTGTTTCCCAAGATGGATTCTTGCGAGTATTTCAGTATAATACAATGGAATTAGTGGGTTCAGCTAGAAGTTATTTTGGTGGATTTTTATGTGTATGTTGGTCTCCAGATGGAAGATATGTTGTTGTGGGCGGTGAAGATGATCTTGTGACAATTTGGAGCTTTCATGAAAAAAGAGTGGTGGCTCGGGGTCAAGGTCATCATAGCTGGGTAAGCGTAGTAGCTTTTGATCCTTATACTACATCTTATGAAGATCATGACCCAGACTTCAGTGGTTCAGATGATGAAACATTACCACATAATAATCATAATCATTATCATGAGAAGGCCAACCGCTTGTCTACAACATCGCAAGGAATTCATTCAAACAGAAACTCTTGTGGTTCAGAATTAAGAGTGTCAGGTGGTACATGCTACAGGTTAGGTAGTGTGTCGCAAGATACACAGTTGTGTTTGTGGGATATTACAGAAGATGTGTTGAGACAACCAATGTGTGCAAAACAAAGGCCATCTACAGCAGGTTCTAGTACTCTTCCTACATCAACAGTCAACAGTGGGAATGGTTCAACAACGAATCATCATTTGAACAATTCTAAacataataatttgaataatgttAATTACAAAGAAAACGCGAGTGGTAATAATGAAAGTAGTAATAATAGCATGAGTACAAATACAGCAGTGTCAACTGTAAATTCCTTGACACAAAGGTTAGCAGGCCTTGGTTTTGGTGATCGTAAGGGTGATAATCATAAAAGGAACTTTAGCCTCACTATGAGAGGTAGTGGTGCATCTAATAGCACAATAATACAGAACAGTAGTGGTGATAAAGCTACTACTAACTTAAATACAAATAGTAATTTGAACAGTGTCAGTGGAAGTTTAGTAGGTGCAAATAAAAAGGTTAGTTCTGTGATGGACGATCCTATGAGGTTGATAGGGACTGCCTGGTGCCCTAGGTTTGATGAGTGCCCAGTGCTAGAGCCACTAGTGTGCAAGAAGTTGGCACACGAGAGATTGACTGAATTAGTGTTTAGGGAAGATTGCTTCGTAACAGCATGTCAAGATGGATATGTCTACACATGGGCAAGGCCTGGTCACATG GCAGGAATAGGACAGGTTGGAAATGCTCTCCACGTGATCAGTCCCACAGAAGGTGGAGGCACCATAGTATAG
- the LOC139992341 gene encoding WD repeat-containing protein 20 isoform X4 codes for MAVQLDGGGKEDLKTQFVTREGTYKLMTLSEYSRPNRVGYTNGQGSASVRVSFVTLPDPADPTGTQGLGDRMCFNFGKELYVYVYRGVKKAVDLNKPVDKKLYKGTNPTCHNFNQTTATADSAPLLVGFSTGQIQLIDPIQKELSKLYNEDRLIDKSKVTCIKWVPGSNNLFLVSHSSGQLYLYNEELLCGTTAPNYQSFKSGDGYAIYTCKTKSTRNPLYRWVIGAEGCCINEFAFSPCGSNLAVVSQDGFLRVFQYNTMELVGSARSYFGGFLCVCWSPDGRYVVVGGEDDLVTIWSFHEKRVVARGQGHHSWVSVVAFDPYTTSYEDHDPDFSGSDDETLPHNNHNHYHEKANRLSTTSQGIHSNRNSCGSELRVSGGTCYRLGSVSQDTQLCLWDITEDVLRQPMCAKQRPSTAGSSTLPTSTVNSGNGSTTNHHLNNSKHNNLNNVNYKENASGNNESSNNSMSTNTAVSTVNSLTQRLAGLGFGDRKGDNHKRNFSLTMRGSGASNSTIIQNSSGDKATTNLNTNSNLNSVSGSLVGANKKVSSVMDDPMRLIGTAWCPRFDECPVLEPLVCKKLAHERLTELVFREDCFVTACQDGYVYTWARPGHM; via the exons ATGGCTGTGCAGTTGGATGGAGGAGGGAAGGAGGACTTGAAAACACAGTTTGTCACGCGGGAAGGAACTTACAAACTAATGACTTTGTCGGAGTATTCAAGGCCAAATAGGGTCGGTTACACGAATGGTCAAGGAAGTGCATCCGTTAGGGTGTCTTTCGTAACTTTACCGGATCCAGCGGATCCTACGGGTACACAAGGACTTGGTGACCGAATGTGTTTCAATTTTGGCAAGGAGCTTTATGTTTATGTCTATCGAGGAGTTAAAAAG gcTGTGGACTTAAATAAACCAGTGGACAAGAAGTTATATAAGGGAACTAATCCAACATGccataattttaatcaaacaACAGCAACTGCAGATAGTGCTCCGCTATTAGTTGGTTTTTCTACAGGTCAAATTCAACTGATAGATCCAATACAGAAAGAACTCAGCAAATTATATAATGAAGAT AGATTGATTGACAAAAGCAAAGTAACATGTATTAAATGGGTTCCTGGATCAAACAATCTCTTCTTGGTATCGCACAGTTCTGGGcaactatatttatataatgaagAACTTTTATGTGGAACCACAGCCCCTAACTATCAGTCTTTTAAATCAGGGGATGGTTATGCCATATATACTTGTAAAACAAAATCCACAAGAAACCCATTATATAGATGGGTAATAGGTGCAGAAGGATGTTGTATAAATGAATTTGCCTTTAGCCCATGTGGCTCAAACTTAGCAGTTGTTTCCCAAGATGGATTCTTGCGAGTATTTCAGTATAATACAATGGAATTAGTGGGTTCAGCTAGAAGTTATTTTGGTGGATTTTTATGTGTATGTTGGTCTCCAGATGGAAGATATGTTGTTGTGGGCGGTGAAGATGATCTTGTGACAATTTGGAGCTTTCATGAAAAAAGAGTGGTGGCTCGGGGTCAAGGTCATCATAGCTGGGTAAGCGTAGTAGCTTTTGATCCTTATACTACATCTTATGAAGATCATGACCCAGACTTCAGTGGTTCAGATGATGAAACATTACCACATAATAATCATAATCATTATCATGAGAAGGCCAACCGCTTGTCTACAACATCGCAAGGAATTCATTCAAACAGAAACTCTTGTGGTTCAGAATTAAGAGTGTCAGGTGGTACATGCTACAGGTTAGGTAGTGTGTCGCAAGATACACAGTTGTGTTTGTGGGATATTACAGAAGATGTGTTGAGACAACCAATGTGTGCAAAACAAAGGCCATCTACAGCAGGTTCTAGTACTCTTCCTACATCAACAGTCAACAGTGGGAATGGTTCAACAACGAATCATCATTTGAACAATTCTAAacataataatttgaataatgttAATTACAAAGAAAACGCGAGTGGTAATAATGAAAGTAGTAATAATAGCATGAGTACAAATACAGCAGTGTCAACTGTAAATTCCTTGACACAAAGGTTAGCAGGCCTTGGTTTTGGTGATCGTAAGGGTGATAATCATAAAAGGAACTTTAGCCTCACTATGAGAGGTAGTGGTGCATCTAATAGCACAATAATACAGAACAGTAGTGGTGATAAAGCTACTACTAACTTAAATACAAATAGTAATTTGAACAGTGTCAGTGGAAGTTTAGTAGGTGCAAATAAAAAGGTTAGTTCTGTGATGGACGATCCTATGAGGTTGATAGGGACTGCCTGGTGCCCTAGGTTTGATGAGTGCCCAGTGCTAGAGCCACTAGTGTGCAAGAAGTTGGCACACGAGAGATTGACTGAATTAGTGTTTAGGGAAGATTGCTTCGTAACAGCATGTCAAGATGGATATGTCTACACATGGGCAAGGCCTGGTCACATG TGA